One part of the Lycium ferocissimum isolate CSIRO_LF1 chromosome 8, AGI_CSIRO_Lferr_CH_V1, whole genome shotgun sequence genome encodes these proteins:
- the LOC132066609 gene encoding uncharacterized protein LOC132066609 has protein sequence MARKIMILALVFFAMVCMASAIDYAAAALKDAADAPIPVENNSIIGTINGSYENGAVAAAPVGAPISGNTFPNITLPPAPNTNGATTSTPDFITIATTIVSAAVAGSFFF, from the exons ATGGCACgtaaaattatgattcttgCTCTCGTGTTCTTCGCCATGGTCTGCATGGCCTCCGCCATTGATTATGCTGCAGCAGCTTTGAAAGACGCAGCGGATGCTCCAATTCCGGTTGAAAACAACAGTATCATTG GTACTATCAATGGATCCTATGAAAATGGAGCTGTAGCTGCTGCACCTGTTGGTGCACCAATTTCTGGAAATACTTTCCCTAACATAACCCTACCACCAGCACCCAATACTAACGGTGCCACCACTAGCACCCCAGATTTCATCACCATTGCCACAACTATTGTTTCTGCTGCTGTTGCTGGttcattctttttttga
- the LOC132067217 gene encoding uncharacterized protein LOC132067217 — MDPTTDEQLDYGDEEYGGSHKIHQYHGSGTIPALAEDEMMGEDDEYDDLYNDVNIGEGFLQMQRSEGPTPSVDAGNGNFQAQKASFHEARGGGIGSEEAKIPGVATEGKYAGTEVRFPEQKSGPVAEREIERPADAAQIARPSAITMTLNTQVGNSGYQGSMPVPQKTGADPIAMPEKNASEATPLVNSGSRVVPQMPTNQLNSSGNVNMNSPIISDTPIRPSLENGNTMLFVGELHWWTTDAELESVLTQYGKVKEIKFFDERASGKSKGYCQVEFFDPVSAAACKEGMNGHIFNGRACVVAFATPQTIKQMGSSYVNKTQNQVQSQPQGRRPMNEGVGRGGANYTPGDAGRNFGRGSWGRGGPGMQNRGPGGGPVRGRGGAMGSKNMMGNPGAGNGAGGAFGQGGLAGPAFGGPPAGLMHPQGMMGPGFDPGFMGRGGGYGGFSGPAFPGMMPPFPAVNPMGLPGVAPHVNPAFFGRGMAANGMGMMGTAGMDGGPHPGMWTDTSGGGWGGGEEHGRRTRESSYGGEDNASEYGGYGEVSHDKGARSSAVSSKKERGSERDSERRHREEREHDRERYDNREHRYREERDGYRDYRQKEREPEYEEDYDRGQSSSRSRSRSRAVQEEGHRSRSRDTNYGKRRRAPSE, encoded by the coding sequence ATGGATCCAACAACAGATGAGCAGTTGGATTATGGTGATGAGGAATATGGAGGAAGCCACAAGATACACCAGTACCATGGAAGTGGGACAATTCCTGCACTAGCAGAGGATGAAATGatgggtgaagatgatgaatatgatgatctTTACAATGATGTTAACATTGGGGAAGGTTTCCTACAGATGCAGCGGTCAGAGGGTCCAACCCCTTCTGTTGATGCGGGAAATGGGAATTTTCAAGCCCAGAAAGCTAGTTTTCATGAAGCAAGGGGTGGTGGTATAGGATCAGAGGAGGCGAAAATCCCTGGTGTTGCAACAGAAGGGAAGTATGCTGGCACTGAAGTCCGGTTCCCCGAGCAAAAGAGTGGGCCTGTAGCTGAAAGGGAAATTGAACGACCCGCTGATGCTGCACAAATAGCAAGGCCTTCAGCAATTACGATGACTCTCAATACTCAGGTGGGAAACTCTGGTTACCAAGGATCCATGCCAGTGCCCCAGAAAACTGGAGCTGATCCTATTGCTATGCCAGAAAAGAATGCCAGTGAAGCTACACCGTTGGTGAATTCTGGATCGAGAGTTGTTCCGCAAATGCCAACTAATCAATTGAATTCAAGTGGGAATGTTAACATGAATAGCCCAATTATTAGTGACACTCCTATAAGGCCATCTCTGGAGAATGGCAACACCATGCTTTTTGTTGGAGAATTGCACTGGTGGACTACTGATGCTGAGCTTGAGAGTGTGTTGACTCAATATGGGAAGGTAAAGGAGATCAAATTCTTTGATGAGAGAGCTAGTGGCAAATCTAAAGGCTATTGTCAAGTTGAGTTCTTTGATCCAGTTTCTGCAGCTGCTTGCAAAGAAGGAATGAATGGTCATATTTTCAATGGGCGAGCCTGCGTTGTTGCATTTGCAACTCCACAAACTATAAAACAGATGGGTTCCTCGTATGTGAACAAAACTCAAAACCAGGTGCAGTCTCAGCCACAGGGACGGAGACCCATGAATGAGGGAGTTGGCAGAGGTGGAGCGAATTACACTCCTGGAGATGCTGGGAGGAATTTTGGTAGAGGTAGCTGGGGGCGTGGAGGGCCGGGAATGCAAAACAGAGGACCTGGGGGTGGACCAGTGAGGGGAAGAGGAGGAGCCATGGGATCGAAGAATATGATGGGGAATCCTGGAGCTGGCAATGGTGCCGGTGGAGCTTTTGGCCAAGGAGGACTTGCAGGTCCAGCATTTGGTGGTCCTCCTGCAGGTCTAATGCATCCTCAGGGCATGATGGGTCCTGGTTTTGATCCCGGTTTTATGGGTCGAGGAGGTGGTTATGGAGGATTTTCAGGTCCTGCATTTCCAGGGATGATGCCTCCATTTCCAGCTGTTAATCCTATGGGTCTACCTGGGGTGGCTCCTCATGTCAACCCTGCATTCTTTGGTCGAGGAATGGCTGCAAATGGAATGGGAATGATGGGTACTGCTGGGATGGATGGGGGGCCTCATCCAGGAATGTGGACTGACACAAGCGGGGGCGGATGGGGAGGAGGAGAAGAACATGGCAGGAGAACTAGAGAGTCCAGTTACGGTGGTGAAGATAATGCATCAGAGTATGGTGGCTATGGAGAGGTTAGCCATGATAAAGGAGCCAGGTCAAGTGCTGTGTCCAGTAAAAAGGAACGGGGTTCTGAGCGTGATTCCGAGAGGCGGCATCGTGAGGAAAGAGAACATGACAGAGAGAGGTATGATAATAGGGAGCACAGATACAGGGAAGAAAGGGATGGTTACCGGGACTATCGTCAAAAGGAGCGTGAACCAGAGTATGAGGAAGACTATGACCGTGGACAGTCTTCTTCAAGATCCCGTAGCAGATCCCGAGCAGTGCAGGAGGAGGGTCATAGGTCTAGATCAAGAGACACAAATTATGGGAAACGTAGACGTGCGCCTTCTGAATGA